A window of the Salvelinus fontinalis isolate EN_2023a chromosome 26, ASM2944872v1, whole genome shotgun sequence genome harbors these coding sequences:
- the mcoln3a gene encoding mucolipin-3, whose translation MDDVEPLVPQGPAEERSPNGHCTRCPISSQSPGDSKVVEDFRRRLKYFFMNPCEKYRARGRKPWKLMLQILKIAIITFQLMSFGLSNEMMVTFKEENLIVFKHLFLKEYKDQRVDRYAVYTKTDVYDHIYYIIDRFINLQNLTVGNHAYEKIEGEYTPLTLCQEFFRKGSISPGNDTFDIDPHVDKECISVYPLEPLGHKTLSRDINFSLDFKRLLSVNIYLTLKAINLQTVRHHELPDCYAFSIIIMFDNRAHSGRIKINLENNVGINECKDWNVASTSGKNNHLLLFDSLVILACFISLILCTRSVCKGSQLQFHYTAFFHTYFGKTVSWSERMEFVNGWYILIIVSDTLTIAGSALKIGIQTKDLTNYDVCSILLGTSTMLVWVGVIRYLGFFKKYNILILALRAAFPNVIRFSCCAGLIYLGYCFCGWIVLGPYHEKFRTLDKVTECLFSLINGDDLYSTFQKMREKRYMVWLFSRLYLYSFLSLFIYMVLSLFIALITDTYETIKQHQKDRVLVSQLKAFVAECRDQPDSGKYKIDKEPTCCCYCFG comes from the exons ATGGATGATGTGGAGCCACTTGTGCCCCAGGggccagcagaggagaggagcccAAATGGCCACTGCACCCGATGCCCCATCTCCAGCCAGAGCCCCGGTGATTCCAAAGTGGTGGAAGACTTCAGGAGGAGGCTCAAGTACTTCTTTATGAACCCCTGTGAAAAATATAGAGCCAGGGGCCGGAAACCATGGAAACTAATGTTACAGATTCTGAAAATTGCCATCATCACGTTCCag TTAATGTCTTTTGGATTGAGTAACGAGATGATGGTGACCTTTAAAGAGGAAAACCTGATTGTGTTTAAACACCTCTTCCTGAAAGAATATAAGGACCAACGTGTGGACAGATACGCAGTGTACACCAAAACAGATGTGTACGACCACATCTATTACATCATCGATAGG TTTATAAACCTGCAGAACCTGACGGTAGGGAACCATGCGTATGAGAAGATAGAGGGCGAGTACACCCCTCTGACCCTCTGTCAGGAGTTCTTCAGGAAAGGCAGCATTTCCCCTGGCAACGACACCTTTGATATAGACCCACATGTAGACAAAG AATGTATTTCCGTATATCCTCTGGAGCCATTGGGGCATAAAACTTTGTCAAGAGACATTAACTTTTCTCTGGATTTTAAAAG GCTGTTGTCAGTAAACATCTACCTCACGTTGAAAGCCATCAACCTGCAGACAGTGCGCCACCACGAGCTCCCAGACTGTTATGCCTTTAGTATAATT ATAATGTTTGACAATCGTGCGCACAGTGGGAGGATAAAGATTAACTTAGAAAATAATGTTGGAATCAATGAATGTAAAGACTGGAATGTTGCAAGCACTT CTGGGAAGAACAACCACCTCTTGCTGTTCGATTCCCTCGTCATCCTCGCCTGCTTTATCTCACTCATCTTGTGCACACGCTCAGTCTGCAAAGGATCTCAGCTCCAGTTT cattacactgcgtTCTTCCACACCTACTTTGGTAAAACTGTGTCCTGGTCTGAGCGCATGGAGTTTGTGAACGGCTGGTATATTCTGATCATCGTCAGCGATACACTGACCATCGCTGGATCCGCCCTCAAAATAGGAATACAGACTAAG GACCTTACAAACTATGATGTCTGCAGTATTTTGCTTGGGACATCCACAATGCTTGTCTGGGTTGGAGTTATCCGCTACCTGGGTTTCTTTAAGAAATATAAC ATCCTGATTCTGGCCCTAAGGGCAGCGTTTCCAAATGTGATCCGCTTCTCCTGCTGCGCTGGCTTGATCTACCTGGGCTACTGTTTCTGTGGCTGGATCGTTCTGGGGCCGTATCATGAGAAA TTCCGGACCTTGGACAAGGTGACGGAGTGCCTGTTCTCTCTGATCAACGGTGATGACTTGTACTCCACTTTCCagaagatgagagagaagagatacaTGGTGTGGCTGTTCAGCAGGCTCTACCtctactccttcctctctctcttcatttacaTGGTGCTCAGTCTGTTCATTGCCCTCATCACAGACACATACGAGACCATCAAG caacacCAGAAGGACAGAGTCCTGGTGTCCCAGCTGAAGGCCTTTGTGGCTGAGTGTAGAGACCAGCCTGACTCTGGGAAGTACAAGATAGACAAGGAACCcacctgctgctgctactgctttgGATAG